In Ensifer canadensis, a genomic segment contains:
- a CDS encoding OpgC family protein, translating to MLQNTFGGGSNPTISARMVPKERDTRLDVLRALCLLTIFVNHVPGQYLEYLTHKNFGFSDSAEAFVLISGLSVGLAYGGKFVSGACLALTLKIWRRALALYVAHIMTSIVTLAIFAGGALYFGRQDLISEINIRPFVEQTEQGIVAMVLLGHQLGYNNILSMYAVLFLMLPGILWLNGISSRLLLVFSALLWLVAGVFKLVPSNFLDEGYWFLNPWSWQFLFVIGIVSMTAIRQGAVLPRRPLLIAIAAIYLVVSALWVLFSWWNIDLSFGLPAVLTGFDKTFLSLTRLSHVLAIAYLVAVIPAVNRLARLDADHPLAMVGRHSLPIFIFGTILAMVGQVLLFVTGRNPIAGTLFVIVGIGLHFVYGYYLEWLRGVVSAKPMRAT from the coding sequence ATGCTGCAAAACACATTTGGGGGCGGCTCGAACCCGACGATATCCGCCCGCATGGTTCCCAAGGAGCGCGACACGCGCCTCGACGTGTTGAGGGCGCTCTGCCTTCTGACGATCTTCGTCAACCACGTGCCCGGGCAATATCTCGAATATCTGACCCACAAGAACTTCGGCTTCTCGGATTCGGCCGAGGCCTTCGTGCTCATCTCTGGCCTCTCCGTCGGGCTTGCCTATGGCGGCAAGTTCGTGTCCGGCGCATGCCTGGCGCTGACGCTCAAGATCTGGCGGCGGGCGCTGGCGCTCTACGTCGCCCATATCATGACCAGTATCGTCACACTGGCGATCTTTGCCGGCGGCGCCCTCTATTTCGGCCGGCAGGACCTGATCAGCGAGATAAACATCCGACCCTTCGTCGAGCAGACCGAGCAAGGCATCGTCGCGATGGTCCTGCTCGGGCACCAACTCGGCTATAACAACATCCTGTCGATGTATGCGGTGCTGTTCCTGATGCTGCCCGGCATCCTCTGGCTGAACGGCATCAGCAGCCGGCTGCTCCTCGTGTTTTCCGCGCTGCTCTGGCTTGTGGCCGGGGTGTTCAAGCTGGTGCCCTCCAACTTCCTCGACGAGGGCTACTGGTTTCTCAATCCGTGGTCCTGGCAGTTCCTCTTCGTCATCGGCATCGTCTCGATGACCGCGATCCGCCAGGGCGCAGTCCTGCCGCGCAGGCCGCTGCTGATCGCGATCGCCGCGATCTATCTCGTCGTTTCGGCGCTGTGGGTTCTCTTCTCCTGGTGGAACATCGACCTGTCCTTCGGTCTTCCGGCGGTGCTGACCGGTTTCGACAAGACCTTCCTGTCACTGACGCGGCTAAGCCATGTTCTCGCGATCGCCTATCTCGTCGCCGTCATTCCCGCCGTCAATCGCCTCGCCCGGCTCGATGCCGACCACCCGCTGGCGATGGTCGGCCGCCATTCCCTGCCGATCTTCATTTTCGGCACTATCCTGGCGATGGTCGGTCAGGTGCTGTTGTTCGTGACCGGCCGGAACCCGATCGCCGGCACGCTCTTCGTGATCGTCGGCATCGGCCTGCACTTCGTTTACGGCTACTATCTGGAATGGTTGCGGGGCGTCGTCAGCGCGAAACCGATGCGAGCGACATGA